A region of the Sphaerodactylus townsendi isolate TG3544 linkage group LG15, MPM_Stown_v2.3, whole genome shotgun sequence genome:
ACCAATAAACACTATGGGCATTGCTTTCTAGTGTTTGGGAAATGGTAAACATGCTCTTAGAAATCTTACTGATATTTCTTGTGTCTTCCAGGATGAGGTGAAGCTGCCAACTAAGCTAAGCATCAGTAAGTCTTTGAAAGAAAcagagaaggaaggggaaggagaagagatcCCGGCAGGTGAGGAGCATGCTGATGAAGAACATATTGAGCTCTCCTCAGATGAAGAAGTAGAGGTGGAGGAGATTATTGAGGAGTCAAGGGCAGAACGCATCAAAAAGAGTGGCATGAGGAAGGTGGATGACTTCAAGAAGGCCTTCTCCaaggagaagatggagaagaCCAAGCTGAAGACCAAAGAAAACCTGGAGAAGACCAAGCTGAAGAccaaagagaacctggagaaaacCAAGCAAAACTTGGAGAAAACCCGACACAACCTGGAGAAGAGGATGAACAAGCTGGGCACCAAGATCGTCACCAATGAGCGCAGGGAGAAGATGAAGACTTCCCGGGAGAAGCTGAAGAAGTCCTTCACCCCTGACCACACGGTCTACGCTCGCTCCAAGACAGCAGTCTACAAAGTGCCACCTTTCACCTTCCACGTCAAGAAGATACGGGAAGGAGAAGTGGAAGTGAAGGCCACTGAAATGGTGGAGGTTGGTGGGGATGAGACCGAGAACACGGATCTGATGAGGAGCGAGAGCCCTGAAATGAGCACGCTCCTGCAGATCACGGAAGAGGCAGACACGGTGCTGGCAGACAAGAGCGACAGTGAGTGAGGTGCACGGCAGAAGAACGTCAACAGCTGAACATGTAACCTTCCACATCTCCTCTTTTTTGGCCCCgcatgggcacacacacacacacgatattgCAATCTTACAGCCCCCCTATCCAAAAATTTAGCACCAAAGTGCATTTTTGTATGTTTCTGTTTCAGTATAGAACATGGGACTTCCTAGCAACACATGAAACACCATTCCTTGCTGCTGAAAGCTTGCtctgccagcctgctgccatctTCACCCCCTGCCCACCTTCTTGCCTCTTTCCCAAAGGTGCTATAACCTATTTGTATGCCCAAGAAGCACACCTGTCTCAGCAGTGATGCTCAGTGTCAAGAGTGCTTCCTGGGGACCAGAAAACAGACCAGGCAGACAAGAAAAGGACAAACAGGAAGTGTGGAACCAAAGAATGAGTGGGCTGTTGAAGCTGTTTGGCACAATATGTCATTGatgtggtggggggtggaggagaaactGGTTGGAAAGGAACTGGGAAAATTGTTGGCTGGGGGAAAGGATGTGACGTCACTAGAGGAGGGGTCACCAACGTTTATGACCTTGCAGGCACTTTTGAAATTTTGAAGGGGGGTAGCAAGCACCACCTCAAAATGGCTGtcccaggaggtggagccaaacactTTGCAAATCAAGAGGAATAGAAAgaaattaaggaaaagaaaacatgggattaaaaaaaaggaaagcatgaAGGGGCAATGGAACCACACGCTGACAAAGGAAGGTTCAGATGCTTCTCAGCCCACTTGTCTCTGTTTTGGCTGCAGCTGCTATTGCAGAGGATAACCATTTCCTGCGCACCAGTGTAGCTGCCAATGAGCAGCTCAGCctccccactttctgaaaagctcagaGGGCGCCGGGGGGGCGGGGACTGGCAGGCCCAGTGGTGCCCACGGGAGCCACACTGGGGGATCCTGCAATAGAAGGTGCAGGAACAGGGTCTGCGTTCCATCTCTCCCAACTTACTTCCCAAGAGCCATGTTCTGACACAGCCACATTGGCGGGGGCCCTCTATCCACATTCACAAAAGACCAGCAGCTGCTGAGGTAATTGCTGTAGGACAGGAAGGGGAGATCTCTCAATGCCTTCTTTTCCTTTCGCTGCATGTCTCTGCGAACCACTTAGCCAGCATGGCTGTATTTGCACTTCCTGAGGGATGGGAAGGAATGGCAGCCAGGTGAATTAAGCAGGGAGAGAAATGGCAGAGAGATGGAGGGCAGAAGAAGAAAGCCCTTGCCCAATCAGCCAGCAAACCTGACACCCATCCCTGGGCCGTGGCACCAAGGCCCTAAGCTTACCAATACATTGGCTGTGGCTGTCTTGCATCACCCAGTCTTTAACGTGAGAAAGGGCTACTTGGGTGCTGCCCCAGTGAGGTAATATTTAGCTATGTCTGCCAGCTGGGAAGAAAGCAGGGAGCTGGGCACTGTGGGTGGAGGGCAATTCTGTCATTCAGAGTCGCCTTCCTACACCCACCTACACCCCATTTTCCTTGCAGATCCACATTTTGCTTTGCCTAGTATGGAGAGGTTTCTGCCCCTTCTGTTACGGCCACTGCCCTCCTATGCATGATGTGCCAGAGCACCCTTTCTTCTCCCTAATTCCAGCTGGAATCCCCCTAGGCTTCTTCTGTACGGGGTCCAAGAGGAAAGGTCCAAGAGGAAAGGTCGGTTGGGGCATGGCAGTGCATTCCACCATTATGTCTTGGCTATTCTATTCCCTGCACCCACATGACATTCtgtaccagcgtggtgtagtggttaagagcaggtgcactctaatctggagaaccgggtttgattccccgctccaccacttgagctgtggaggcttatctggggaaccagattagcctgtgcactccaacacacgccagctgggtgactttgggcgagtcacagttcttcagcgctctctcagagtgtttgttgtgaggggggaggggaaaggtgattgtcagccccttttagtttctttacaggagagaaggggaggatagaaatccaactcttcttcaaatctaCCTGGTGCATATCTTGGCCAAGCCGTCTCCTTCTCAGCAGGAAGAAATAACCGGCAGATATTCTTATTTGACCATGGAGTGTACACATAAATGTCAAGGGGCTGTACCCTTATCACACTCCCCTTTTCTGTGAGCCTTTCAGTTCTCTTGACTGTCGCTATGGACCTCGTACCCAGGAGAAGAGAAGAACCCAAGTTGAAAAGACACCTAGCATTTAAGGCTATCATATCTGGGGCAGAGACCACACCCTCACACATGAagaccgggaggggggggggatgctgtgcCGAGCAGCTGCTTTGTTCCTTTTCTAAGACTGCATCCTGGTGAGCAGCAGAACTAATAAACTTCCTTTTCTAAAAGAACAGGTGTGGAGCAGTTTGGTGCGGGAAGGACTGCAAAAGCTGTGGGTCACGTCTCTTTTACCAAATGCAGTGGTTAGGGCTACTGCCAGGTCCCCTTTGGCCACTGGCGAGggatgggggagcaggggagccaagcccaggttgggaaactcctggagatttgggggtggaggctggggaggactcagtggggcacagtgccaCAGACCCCACACGCCAATGCAGCCATTTGTTCCAGAAGAATGGATCTTTGTGGTCCAGACATAAGCTGAAAttttgggggatccccaggtctcgcctggaggctggcatccatatCAATGGTCCCACTGCAAACAACCCCTTAGACTTGACCCCCGAAAGCCAAGATCTTCATTTGTTTACGACCAACAAAGTCTGACTCCCATTTCCCCACCAGGGGGCAGCAGAACCCCTCTCTGCAGGTGTGAGCCCTAGAGAAAGGTGGAACTGATGCCGTTCAGCCTGATCAGCAActacactctgtctcagaaaaagatgttagtagggctgTACAGTCCTCGCCAAACcttctttgtgttttttaaatgtatttattgactTTAATAGTACAAGTACAATTTAGAATAGGGGGCAGAATACATTCAAACAGCTAAACATTAATGACTTATAAAGTAGTTTATTTAACAGTAAGTATAACTCCTTATACATATGctcataatacaaatataatagcACCTAAAATTCCTGATAAACCTTAGTACAACCCTCTCACCCCCCTTCTCAGTTTATTGAACTTCCCCTCCAAAGTCATAATTAACATTGCTTATACAAAATTGTAACCAACAGAGTAAAAAAAATTGCCCAAACAAGATTAGTATAAAAAAGACTAAAGCTCTACTTTACCCCCtagaaataaaacaaacctgGAAACTACCAGTTACACAAAAAAATTTGTCTAGCCTATTAAACTTACTATTTTATCTCTAATTCTCGGGGCAACTGCTTTCCAACTTCATATAGCATTGTCACCATAAAGAGAAAACACAGACATAATCAACATGAATAGGTTCTTTAGTAATCTACTGGCACAATATTCATGTCGCAACCTTTGGccatgtctgaggggggatatgattgaagtctattaaattatgcatggggtagaaaatgttggcagagagaaatttttctctttctcacaatactaaaaccaggggacatacattgaaaatgctggggggaagaattaggactaataaaaggaaacatttcttcacgcaacgcatgattggtgtttggaatatgctccacaggaggtggtgatggccactaacctggatagctttaaaaggggcttggacagatgtatggaggagaactcgatctatggctaccaatcttgatcctccttgatctcagattgcaaatgccttagcagaccaggtgctctggagcagcagcagcaggccattgctttcacatcctgcgtgtgagttcccaaaggcacctggtgggccactgcgagtggcagagtgctggactagatgggctctggtctgatccagcaggctagttcttatgttcttatgatcatgtAGTTAGTCCAGGgcttctttgttatagaatgctctgcctgagccctATTCTCCCTAGCCCTGCTTGGGAAGTATTGGTggtagttgttcaatgaactataaatgctgttgcatcaaagtaccatgttcagtaatgtacACAAtactggttttgacaaaggcagcatgaaaaaaaatgagtgataattataatttttgttcaggtctatattctaatgcagaagcacacaattttctcaaTTGCTGCACCTCCACTGACAGtaccaacatctttttctgaggcagagtatagTGGGAATGAGGGCCAATGGGCCTGTCCCATCATCGTACAATTCTACATCCTACAGGCCCACTGTCTACAGTTCAGCTCCCACAAGTGTCACTTCTTCACAAATCTATTGTGTCTAGGTCGGCAACTGTGTGATGAGATAGAACCCTCTTATAGAGCCATACGCAGCCCAAGGTTTCCAATTATCCCGCCTTGATGTTTTgccccagaggagggcaaccaaaatggtaaaaggtctggaatctacgCCCTATCAGAAGAGACCTAGGAGCCGGGTATGTtcaatttggtgaagagaaggttaagaggggacatgatagccctgtttagatatttgaagggatgtcatgttggtgagggagcaagcttgtttactgctgctccagagactagggctaGGAGTGATGggttaaggtgaaggaaaagagtttccaaCTAACATCAGGAAACACCTattgacaataagggctgttctacagtggaatgcactacctcggaggtttttaaagagtggctggatggccatttgtcaggagttctttgatgatgtgttcctgcattgcagggggctggacttgatgacccttggagtctcttccaactctatggttccatTAATATCTAcacacctgcctttctcccaagcaTCACAGGCTTGAGTAGTAACAAtacaaaatga
Encoded here:
- the CAVIN1 gene encoding caveolae-associated protein 1, encoding MADTTLEIVEQPAASEASEEPASEEPIKSDQINGVMVLTLLDKIIGAVDQIQLTQSQLEERQQEMDGVVASIQGELAKLTKAHTTTSNTVNKMLEKVRKVSVNVKTVRQNLEKQGGQIKKLESNEAELLKRRNFKVMIYQDEVKLPTKLSISKSLKETEKEGEGEEIPAGEEHADEEHIELSSDEEVEVEEIIEESRAERIKKSGMRKVDDFKKAFSKEKMEKTKLKTKENLEKTKLKTKENLEKTKQNLEKTRHNLEKRMNKLGTKIVTNERREKMKTSREKLKKSFTPDHTVYARSKTAVYKVPPFTFHVKKIREGEVEVKATEMVEVGGDETENTDLMRSESPEMSTLLQITEEADTVLADKSDSE